Proteins from a single region of Fusobacterium gonidiaformans ATCC 25563:
- the spoVG gene encoding septation regulator SpoVG, with amino-acid sequence MKITDVRVKKIIGEETGRLKAYVDLTFDEAFVIHGLKLIEGESGKFIAMPSRKMPDGEFKDIVHPISPELRKEITDCVIQKYEEVLKEEIVSEE; translated from the coding sequence ATGAAAATTACAGATGTGAGAGTAAAAAAAATTATTGGCGAAGAAACTGGTAGATTAAAAGCATATGTAGATTTGACTTTTGATGAAGCTTTTGTAATTCATGGCTTAAAGTTGATTGAAGGAGAAAGTGGAAAATTTATTGCGATGCCTTCAAGAAAAATGCCAGATGGAGAATTTAAAGATATTGTCCATCCTATTAGCCCCGAATTAAGAAAAGAAATTACAGATTGTGTTATTCAAAAATATGAAGAAGTTTTAAAAGAAGAAATTGTTTCAGAAGAATAG
- the ispE gene encoding 4-(cytidine 5'-diphospho)-2-C-methyl-D-erythritol kinase, translating into MKIYKIKANAKINIGLNILGKAENGYHLLDMTMLPISYYDTLRIQVFSQKGGLHIFCKDRSIPRDKRNILFKIYEKFYQWTQIEPEKIKISLRKNIPSEAGLGGGSSDGAFFLKFLNTYYSYPLSKEELFRLAFEVGSDLPFFLKNMASRVEGTGEKITPFFHQSKQKILIFKPKFGFSTKEAYELSDAYSTIKMADIPLIIQGLKDGNIQEKEENISNHLEEVLLLHKKELKKLKEKIEKYTRKKTFMTGSGSAYYIFLEEKSAYSIRRKCKKYFKDCKVQLCNFL; encoded by the coding sequence TTGAAAATATATAAAATAAAAGCAAATGCAAAAATCAATATTGGACTGAATATTTTAGGAAAGGCAGAAAATGGATATCATCTTTTGGATATGACTATGCTACCGATTTCTTATTATGATACATTAAGAATTCAAGTATTTTCACAAAAAGGTGGGCTTCATATTTTTTGTAAGGATAGATCCATTCCTAGAGATAAACGGAATATTTTATTTAAAATTTATGAGAAGTTTTATCAATGGACTCAAATAGAGCCGGAGAAAATAAAAATATCTTTACGGAAAAATATTCCATCTGAAGCAGGTTTGGGAGGAGGAAGCTCCGATGGAGCTTTTTTTCTAAAATTCTTAAATACATATTATTCGTATCCTTTAAGCAAAGAAGAATTATTCCGGTTGGCCTTTGAAGTTGGTTCTGATTTACCATTTTTTCTAAAAAATATGGCTTCAAGAGTAGAGGGAACAGGGGAAAAAATAACTCCATTTTTTCATCAATCTAAGCAGAAAATTTTGATTTTTAAGCCAAAATTCGGCTTTTCTACGAAAGAAGCTTATGAGTTATCAGATGCATATTCTACAATAAAGATGGCGGATATTCCATTGATTATACAAGGACTAAAAGATGGAAATATTCAAGAAAAAGAAGAAAATATTTCTAACCATTTAGAGGAAGTACTTTTACTTCATAAAAAAGAACTGAAAAAATTGAAGGAAAAAATAGAAAAATATACTCGCAAAAAGACTTTTATGACTGGAAGCGGAAGTGCTTATTATATTTTTTTAGAAGAAAAATCTGCATATAGTATACGAAGAAAATGTAAAAAGTATTTTAAAGATTGCAAAGTACAACTTTGTAACTTTTTATAA